The following proteins are encoded in a genomic region of Methylococcales bacterium:
- the orn gene encoding oligoribonuclease, which produces MAQDSSNLIWIDLEMTGLDVDNDRIIEIATIVTDKHLNTLAQGPVLAIYQPDEVLSAMDKWNQKHHGNSGLIKHVKASTVTAKEAEKQTLKFLKQWVSSHKSPMCGNSICQDRRFLHRLMPKLEQFFHYRNLDVSTLKELAKRWSPEMKKQFKKKSEHIALGDIIESINELKHYRKHFIKLP; this is translated from the coding sequence ATGGCACAGGATTCTAGCAATTTAATCTGGATCGACTTAGAAATGACGGGGCTTGATGTGGATAATGACCGGATCATTGAAATCGCAACAATTGTTACCGATAAGCACTTAAATACCCTTGCACAAGGACCTGTTTTGGCGATTTATCAACCTGATGAGGTTTTGTCAGCAATGGATAAATGGAATCAAAAACATCATGGAAATTCGGGGTTAATTAAGCATGTGAAAGCCTCCACCGTGACCGCAAAAGAGGCGGAAAAGCAGACTTTAAAATTTTTGAAGCAATGGGTTTCTAGCCATAAATCCCCCATGTGTGGGAATAGTATTTGTCAGGATCGGCGATTTTTACATCGATTAATGCCTAAATTAGAGCAATTCTTTCATTATCGTAATTTAGATGTCTCAACCTTAAAAGAACTGGCTAAACGCTGGTCACCTGAAATGAAGAAACAGTTTAAAAAGAAAAGTGAGCATATTGCTTTAGGCGATATTATTGAGTCCATTAATGAACTTAAGCATTATCGTAAGCATTTTATTAAATTACCTTAA
- the crcB gene encoding fluoride efflux transporter CrcB, with amino-acid sequence MGQIFAIALGGASGAVLRFLISSGVYSGLGRGFPYGTLTVNIIGSLLMGLLTAALVVEKVALSSEYRAALLVGFLGSLTTFSTFSLDTVYLITQGQLAKAGSNIAISVISCLFMVWLGLLMGKALFSYEKGLFYWHGWVFPYGLVAVNLFISLLIGVTSSLLLHKLSLSIAYQAAIIILVIGFFITFSNLYLSLQLLSEGYTFELNIKQILVILLTQTLLCCSFLTLGWFGGLLAR; translated from the coding sequence ATGGGGCAGATTTTTGCCATTGCTTTAGGCGGTGCATCGGGGGCCGTTTTACGCTTTTTAATTTCCAGCGGGGTTTATAGTGGATTGGGGCGTGGATTTCCTTATGGAACGCTTACGGTTAATATCATAGGCTCGTTGTTAATGGGTTTATTAACAGCGGCTTTAGTGGTTGAAAAAGTGGCGTTAAGTTCAGAATATCGGGCGGCCTTATTAGTGGGTTTTTTAGGCTCATTAACCACCTTTTCGACCTTCTCTTTAGACACGGTTTATTTAATCACCCAAGGGCAATTAGCAAAAGCGGGGAGTAATATTGCGATAAGCGTTATTAGCTGCTTATTCATGGTATGGCTGGGGTTATTAATGGGGAAGGCTTTATTTTCTTATGAAAAAGGCCTTTTTTATTGGCACGGCTGGGTCTTTCCCTACGGTTTGGTGGCGGTTAACTTATTTATTTCATTATTAATTGGCGTTACGAGTTCCTTACTTTTGCATAAATTGAGTTTATCAATAGCCTATCAAGCCGCTATTATTATCCTTGTAATCGGCTTTTTTATCACCTTTTCTAATCTTTACTTATCGTTACAGTTATTAAGTGAAGGCTATACGTTTGAATTAAACATTAAACAAATCCTAGTGATCCTATTAACCCAGACTCTACTTTGTTGTTCTTTTTTAACATTAGGCTGGTTTGGCGGTTTATTAGCACGATAA
- a CDS encoding aldehyde dehydrogenase family protein has translation MIYANPNTEDSIVSFKARYENYIDGQWVAPVKGEYFINRTPVTGEVICEIPRSSSDDIELALDAAHAAKEIWAQTSVTERSNILLKIADRIEANTELLAVAETWDNGKAVRETLAADIPLAMDHFRYFAGCIRAQEGGISEIDKNTVAYHYHEPLGVVAQIIPWNFPILMAVWKLAPALVAGNCVILKPAEQTPVSILKLIEVIGDLLPAGVLNVVNGYGAEAGQALATSTRIAKIAFTGSTPTGSHILKCAAENIIPSTVELGGKSPNIFFADVLDQEDAFVNKCIEGAVLAFFNQGEVCTCPSRLLVQESIYEAFIAKVIERSKKIKRGNPLDTEVMVGAQASKEQFDKILDYIEIGKNEGANVLIGGEIEPLDDELGKGYYIQPTLMKGTNNMRIFQEEIFGPVVSVTTFKDEAEALSIANDSEFGLGAGLWTRDMNLAYRMGRGLEAGRVWTNCYHHYPAHAAFGGYKKSGIGRETHKMMLDHYQQTKNIITSYDINPLGFF, from the coding sequence ATGATTTATGCAAATCCAAACACCGAAGATTCAATTGTCTCATTTAAGGCACGCTACGAAAATTATATTGATGGCCAATGGGTCGCCCCTGTTAAAGGTGAATACTTTATTAATCGAACCCCTGTTACTGGTGAGGTTATCTGTGAAATTCCTCGCTCCAGTAGTGATGACATTGAATTGGCTTTAGATGCCGCTCATGCCGCTAAAGAAATCTGGGCGCAAACCTCGGTCACGGAACGGTCTAATATTTTATTAAAAATAGCCGATCGAATTGAAGCCAATACCGAATTATTAGCGGTGGCAGAGACGTGGGATAATGGAAAAGCGGTTAGAGAAACGTTAGCGGCGGATATTCCTTTGGCGATGGATCATTTTCGCTATTTTGCAGGCTGTATTCGCGCTCAAGAAGGGGGTATTAGTGAAATAGATAAAAATACCGTAGCTTATCATTATCACGAGCCTCTCGGTGTTGTTGCACAAATTATTCCGTGGAACTTTCCTATTTTAATGGCCGTCTGGAAATTAGCCCCCGCGCTTGTTGCAGGCAATTGTGTTATTTTAAAACCTGCCGAACAAACCCCTGTTTCTATTTTAAAATTAATTGAAGTGATCGGTGATTTATTACCTGCGGGAGTCTTAAATGTCGTAAACGGTTATGGTGCAGAAGCGGGTCAAGCCTTAGCAACCAGCACCCGTATTGCTAAAATTGCGTTTACAGGTTCGACCCCGACAGGCTCACATATTTTAAAATGTGCCGCAGAAAACATTATTCCCTCAACTGTCGAACTCGGTGGAAAGTCCCCTAATATATTTTTTGCCGATGTCCTTGACCAAGAAGATGCCTTTGTTAATAAATGTATTGAAGGCGCGGTATTAGCTTTTTTTAATCAAGGCGAAGTCTGCACCTGTCCTTCACGATTGTTAGTACAAGAGTCTATTTATGAGGCTTTTATCGCCAAGGTTATTGAACGGTCGAAAAAAATTAAGCGTGGGAATCCATTAGATACTGAGGTCATGGTTGGTGCGCAAGCCTCAAAAGAACAATTTGATAAAATTTTAGATTATATTGAAATTGGTAAAAATGAGGGCGCAAACGTATTAATTGGCGGAGAAATTGAACCGCTTGATGATGAGTTAGGGAAGGGTTATTACATTCAGCCGACCTTAATGAAAGGCACTAATAATATGCGAATTTTTCAGGAAGAAATTTTTGGCCCCGTCGTTTCTGTGACCACATTCAAAGATGAAGCCGAAGCCTTATCCATTGCGAATGACAGTGAATTTGGCTTAGGGGCAGGATTATGGACTCGTGATATGAATCTTGCTTATCGAATGGGACGTGGATTAGAGGCGGGGCGTGTCTGGACGAATTGTTATCATCATTACCCCGCTCATGCGGCCTTTGGCGGTTATAAAAAATCAGGTATTGGCCGTGAAACGCATAAAATGATGCTGGATCATTACCAACAAACTAAAAACATTATTACCAGCTATGACATTAATCCCCTTGGATTTTTTTAA
- a CDS encoding Gldg family protein, with product MNRLKSGLLTLVLLALLSSVALLTHQYQAEMDVTLNARNTLSAASFKLLKTLDEPITVTAYIASGLPIRQQIAQLIKRYQNYKTNISLSFIDPKQDIEASKRLNIGSQGLIVVTYKQRMEKIAFLNESSFTNALLQLSQDSQRWVSFLAGHGERAPNGKANFDFGRFSQELARRHINAQTLNLAQMSKIPDNTALLVLTAPRVALLAGEITLIKDYIEQGGNLLILTEPDNPYFGAFEQHLGVTKVSGIVVDTGSRLYGIDDPSFVLVSRYNRHPVTKGMQSMTVFPVTAALTITKKTDFSVEPILKTIEQAWTEQDEIKGEIKFDKNTEEVTGILPIGMALTRNLTKGTQQRIIIIGDGDFLSNTFLGNVGNLNLGLRLFNWLIHDDQFIDIPVKIAHDKSLHLTTLSIALMGFGFLFVIPLSLVATGFFIWYKRKHA from the coding sequence ATGAATAGGCTAAAAAGCGGACTGTTAACACTCGTTCTATTAGCACTCCTAAGTAGTGTGGCCTTGTTAACCCATCAGTATCAAGCTGAAATGGACGTGACGCTCAATGCACGCAACACCTTATCTGCCGCTAGTTTTAAATTATTAAAAACCTTAGACGAGCCGATTACGGTCACCGCTTATATTGCTTCGGGCTTACCTATACGGCAACAAATAGCCCAATTAATTAAACGGTATCAAAACTATAAAACAAACATTAGCTTATCCTTTATTGATCCTAAGCAAGATATTGAAGCCAGCAAGCGTTTAAATATTGGCTCACAAGGACTTATCGTCGTTACTTATAAACAGCGAATGGAAAAAATTGCTTTTTTAAATGAATCCAGTTTTACCAATGCCCTGCTGCAACTTTCGCAGGATAGCCAGCGATGGGTGAGTTTTTTAGCAGGACATGGAGAACGCGCCCCGAATGGGAAAGCTAATTTTGATTTTGGACGTTTTAGTCAAGAATTAGCGCGGCGACACATTAACGCGCAAACCTTAAATTTAGCACAGATGAGTAAGATTCCTGATAATACCGCTTTACTGGTACTAACGGCCCCTAGAGTGGCTTTACTTGCTGGTGAAATCACGCTTATTAAGGATTATATCGAGCAAGGGGGTAACCTATTAATTCTCACCGAGCCTGACAACCCTTATTTTGGTGCCTTTGAGCAACACCTAGGGGTTACTAAAGTGTCGGGCATTGTCGTTGATACAGGTTCTCGTCTTTATGGCATTGATGATCCTAGCTTTGTCTTAGTCAGTCGTTACAATCGCCATCCTGTGACCAAGGGAATGCAGAGTATGACCGTGTTCCCTGTCACCGCTGCCTTAACGATAACGAAAAAAACTGATTTTAGTGTCGAACCTATTTTAAAAACCATTGAACAAGCATGGACTGAACAGGATGAGATTAAGGGGGAAATTAAATTTGATAAAAACACCGAAGAAGTAACGGGAATTTTACCGATAGGCATGGCCTTAACGCGTAATTTAACGAAAGGAACGCAGCAACGGATTATTATAATCGGCGATGGTGATTTTTTATCGAATACCTTTTTAGGAAACGTAGGTAACTTAAACTTAGGGTTACGATTATTTAACTGGCTTATTCATGATGACCAATTTATTGATATTCCTGTTAAAATTGCTCACGATAAAAGCCTGCATTTAACGACATTATCCATTGCTCTGATGGGGTTTGGTTTTTTATTTGTAATCCCGCTCAGTTTAGTTGCGACAGGTTTTTTTATTTGGTATAAACGCAAGCACGCTTAA
- a CDS encoding ABC transporter permease subunit: MIHIIALREFKNQFLSPLAWVVLAILQFIFAYLFLTQVEAFNSYQVRLTGIDNAPGLTDVVVMPLFSNAAVILLLVTPLLTMRLICEERRNHTFALLLSAPLRSTDIILGKYLSLLSLLMTLILLLMLMPLSLLVGGTLDFGKLFSNFLALSLLVAAFSAVGLYMSTIASHPTIAAISSFGLLLLLWMLDISRNIRQHHSDLFDYLSLLNHFQSMQTGLLKTVDVSYFLLFISLFIMLSIRHLEKDRLQK; encoded by the coding sequence ATGATTCATATTATCGCTTTACGTGAATTTAAAAATCAATTTTTATCGCCCCTAGCTTGGGTAGTTTTAGCGATATTACAATTTATTTTTGCTTATCTTTTTTTAACTCAGGTTGAAGCCTTTAACAGTTACCAAGTGCGCTTAACGGGGATAGACAATGCTCCTGGATTAACCGATGTCGTGGTGATGCCCTTGTTTTCTAATGCCGCTGTTATTTTACTTTTGGTGACTCCGTTATTAACGATGCGCCTCATTTGTGAAGAGCGACGTAATCACACATTTGCGCTCTTATTATCGGCTCCTTTACGTTCAACCGATATTATTTTAGGGAAGTATTTAAGTCTACTCAGTTTATTAATGACGCTCATTTTATTATTGATGCTAATGCCATTATCGTTGTTAGTGGGAGGAACTTTAGATTTTGGAAAGCTGTTCAGCAATTTTTTAGCCTTAAGTTTATTAGTTGCCGCCTTTAGTGCCGTTGGACTTTATATGTCAACTATTGCTTCTCACCCAACAATTGCCGCTATTAGTAGTTTTGGCTTGTTACTTTTATTATGGATGCTGGATATAAGCCGTAATATTCGTCAACATCACAGTGACTTGTTTGATTATTTGTCGTTACTTAACCATTTTCAATCCATGCAAACAGGGTTATTGAAAACGGTTGACGTGAGTTATTTTTTATTATTTATCAGTCTATTTATTATGCTCAGTATTCGTCATTTAGAAAAGGATAGGCTACAAAAATGA
- the rpsF gene encoding 30S ribosomal protein S6, which yields MRHYEIVFLVHPDQSSQVSAMVDRYKATIKENNGTIHRFEDWGRRQLAYPINKIHKAHYVLMNIECDQVTLDELESGFRFNDAILRSMTLLKKEAITEPSPIANAAAVEESKMAAEKVRAAEEAKKAKEAAEAKETNATASDDSASDAE from the coding sequence ATGCGACATTATGAAATTGTCTTTTTAGTGCATCCTGACCAAAGTTCTCAGGTTTCCGCTATGGTAGATCGTTATAAAGCGACTATTAAAGAGAATAATGGTACGATTCATCGTTTTGAAGATTGGGGACGTAGACAACTTGCCTATCCCATTAATAAAATTCATAAAGCACATTATGTACTAATGAATATTGAATGTGATCAAGTAACTTTAGACGAACTTGAAAGTGGTTTTCGTTTTAATGATGCTATTTTGCGTAGTATGACGCTGTTGAAAAAAGAGGCCATTACGGAACCTTCTCCTATCGCCAATGCGGCAGCAGTCGAAGAAAGTAAAATGGCCGCTGAAAAAGTAAGAGCGGCAGAAGAGGCTAAAAAAGCGAAAGAAGCAGCCGAAGCTAAAGAAACGAATGCGACTGCAAGCGATGATTCAGCAAGTGACGCTGAGTAA
- the rpsR gene encoding 30S ribosomal protein S18 has protein sequence MARNMRRKKSCRFSSADGQAIDYKDLDLLSEYITETGKIVPSRITGTGAKYQRKLSTSIKQARFIALLPFCDAHK, from the coding sequence ATGGCTCGTAATATGAGACGTAAAAAATCATGTCGTTTTAGCTCAGCAGATGGGCAAGCGATTGATTATAAAGATTTAGATTTATTAAGTGAATACATTACTGAAACAGGTAAAATTGTCCCGAGTCGCATCACAGGAACAGGGGCTAAGTATCAAAGAAAGTTATCAACGTCTATCAAACAAGCGCGTTTTATTGCCTTGTTACCTTTTTGTGACGCACATAAATAA
- the rplI gene encoding 50S ribosomal protein L9: protein MEVILLEKVTNLGNLGDKVAIKSGYGRNYLIPQGKATVATATKIAEFESRRAELEKVAAEKLAAAQVRGTALEKLEITIAHKAGDEGKLFGSVGTQNIADAITEAGAKVEKHEVRLPDGVIRHTGDYGIDIQLHSDVVITLSINISAEE, encoded by the coding sequence ATGGAAGTAATACTTCTTGAAAAAGTAACAAACCTAGGAAATCTTGGTGACAAGGTTGCGATTAAATCAGGTTATGGGCGTAACTATTTAATCCCACAAGGTAAAGCAACAGTTGCAACTGCAACAAAAATTGCTGAATTTGAATCGCGTCGTGCAGAGCTTGAAAAAGTGGCCGCTGAAAAATTAGCCGCAGCACAAGTACGTGGAACGGCATTAGAAAAACTTGAAATCACCATTGCTCATAAAGCAGGCGATGAAGGCAAGTTATTCGGTTCGGTCGGCACTCAAAATATTGCGGATGCGATCACAGAGGCGGGCGCTAAGGTTGAAAAACACGAAGTGCGCTTACCTGATGGTGTTATTCGCCATACAGGTGACTATGGGATTGATATTCAATTACATTCGGATGTCGTAATAACACTCTCAATCAACATTAGCGCAGAAGAGTAA
- the rfaD gene encoding ADP-glyceromanno-heptose 6-epimerase yields MIIVTGGAGFIGSNLVLGLNELGYDDILVVDDLSKGVKYKNILGCQISDYLDRDVFLKKLQEGLFRSEKIDAIFHQGACSTTTEWDGRYMMENNYEYSKVLLHYCQKHEIPFVYASSAAVYGKDTNFKENPRFESPLNVYGFSKFQFDQYVRRFKGKFNSQVVGLRYFNVYGPREGHKGSMASVAYHLNNQIKESGKVYLFEGCDGYGNGEQRRDFIFVGDVIDINLWFLDNPNLSGIFNIGTGRSQTFNDVANAVINYYKQGEIDYIPFPEHLKGCYQSFTEANLEALREAGCDHHFKTVEQGIALYMEWLNT; encoded by the coding sequence ATGATCATCGTAACTGGCGGCGCAGGATTTATTGGTAGTAATTTAGTATTAGGTCTAAATGAGCTGGGTTACGATGATATTTTAGTTGTAGACGACTTAAGTAAAGGCGTTAAGTATAAAAATATATTAGGGTGTCAGATTTCTGATTACCTTGATAGAGATGTCTTTTTAAAAAAACTGCAAGAAGGTCTTTTTCGCAGTGAAAAAATAGATGCTATTTTCCATCAGGGTGCCTGCTCTACCACGACTGAGTGGGATGGGCGTTATATGATGGAAAATAACTATGAGTACAGTAAAGTTTTACTGCACTATTGTCAAAAACATGAAATTCCATTTGTTTACGCGTCTTCAGCAGCGGTTTATGGAAAGGATACCAATTTCAAAGAAAATCCTCGGTTTGAAAGCCCGCTTAATGTTTATGGTTTTTCAAAATTTCAATTTGATCAATATGTCCGTCGATTTAAAGGAAAATTTAACTCACAAGTCGTAGGACTCCGTTATTTTAATGTGTATGGGCCAAGAGAAGGTCATAAAGGAAGCATGGCAAGCGTTGCCTACCATTTAAATAATCAAATTAAAGAATCGGGTAAGGTTTACCTCTTTGAGGGCTGTGATGGATATGGCAATGGCGAACAGCGACGTGATTTTATTTTTGTCGGTGATGTGATTGATATTAATTTATGGTTTTTAGACAACCCGAATCTTTCAGGTATTTTTAACATCGGGACAGGTCGTAGCCAAACGTTTAATGACGTGGCGAATGCGGTCATTAATTATTATAAGCAGGGTGAAATTGACTACATTCCTTTTCCTGAACATTTAAAAGGCTGTTATCAAAGTTTTACCGAGGCGAATCTTGAAGCATTACGCGAAGCGGGTTGCGATCATCATTTCAAAACGGTTGAACAAGGGATTGCTCTGTATATGGAATGGTTAAATACGTAA
- the waaA gene encoding lipid IV(A) 3-deoxy-D-manno-octulosonic acid transferase, whose amino-acid sequence MRVIYNCLFYSLTPFILLRLYWRGYKAPDYRLRWRERLGFYSQKSKRNVAWFHAVSVGEAEAVFPLIKQFMLDQPKCPILITTTTPTGSARVKAVMGNTVEHVYLPYDLPDVIKRFLNHFKPQKAIIMETEIWPNLFTLTAKQKIPLFIINARLSERSCRGYQKVSTLIEPALSAITLIATQTDTDKERFQAISSQTLNVQTMGNIKFDIQITDALIKQGTSLKTTLFANRFVWIIASTHKLEEQVFFKLYSELKQQIPHLLLLIVPRHPERFDEVAAIAKTENLSLVRRSERAICHKNTAVYLADTMGELKMLYAAADIAFVGGSLFKTLGGHNVLEPIAIGIPVMFGGFMRHFKAIETGILAAKAGLQCNDRSELINAVLMLYQNPEFKQQLINNADGFLKQNQGSIQKIIKQLIR is encoded by the coding sequence ATGCGTGTTATTTATAATTGCCTTTTTTATAGCCTAACGCCTTTCATTTTACTTCGTCTTTATTGGCGAGGGTATAAAGCCCCTGATTACCGTTTGCGCTGGCGTGAACGCTTAGGGTTTTATTCGCAAAAATCTAAACGTAATGTAGCCTGGTTTCATGCAGTTTCAGTTGGTGAAGCGGAAGCTGTTTTTCCACTGATTAAGCAATTCATGCTGGATCAACCTAAATGTCCTATCCTTATTACGACGACAACACCCACAGGGTCTGCACGTGTAAAAGCGGTGATGGGGAATACCGTTGAGCATGTCTATTTACCCTATGATCTTCCTGATGTGATTAAACGGTTTTTAAATCATTTTAAACCCCAAAAAGCGATTATTATGGAAACAGAAATTTGGCCAAATCTGTTTACATTAACCGCAAAACAAAAAATTCCTTTATTTATTATTAATGCCCGATTATCAGAACGCTCCTGCCGAGGCTATCAAAAAGTTTCGACCCTCATAGAGCCTGCGTTATCGGCTATTACCTTGATTGCGACACAAACAGACACGGATAAAGAACGTTTTCAAGCGATTTCAAGTCAGACCTTGAACGTACAAACAATGGGAAATATTAAGTTCGATATTCAAATAACGGACGCACTCATTAAACAAGGAACTTCTTTAAAAACAACTCTATTTGCAAATCGTTTTGTCTGGATTATTGCCAGCACTCATAAGCTGGAAGAACAGGTTTTTTTTAAACTGTATTCTGAACTTAAGCAACAAATCCCTCACTTATTACTCCTCATTGTCCCTAGGCATCCCGAACGATTTGATGAGGTTGCCGCGATAGCTAAGACTGAAAATTTATCCTTAGTACGGCGCAGTGAACGGGCGATCTGTCATAAAAATACAGCGGTTTATCTGGCTGATACGATGGGCGAGTTAAAAATGCTGTATGCCGCCGCCGATATTGCCTTTGTAGGGGGCAGTTTATTTAAAACGTTGGGCGGACATAATGTACTTGAACCGATTGCAATCGGTATTCCTGTGATGTTTGGAGGATTTATGCGCCATTTTAAAGCAATAGAAACAGGGATTCTAGCGGCAAAGGCAGGGCTACAATGTAACGATCGTTCTGAACTCATAAACGCGGTTTTAATGCTTTATCAAAACCCAGAATTTAAACAACAACTAATTAATAATGCGGATGGTTTTTTAAAGCAAAATCAAGGAAGCATTCAAAAAATAATTAAACAATTAATTAGGTAA
- a CDS encoding glutamine--tRNA ligase/YqeY domain fusion protein — protein sequence MSTTENTPSSNFIRQIIADDLASNKHKGRVATRFPPEPNGFLHIGHAKSICLNFGIAQENQGSCNLRFDDTNPEKESIEFIQAIEKDVQWLGFKWTAEYHSSDYFEQLYNYAVQLIEDGFAYVDSLSADQIRTYRGTLTEVGKESPDRSRPIAENLALFKKMREGEFADGAYVLRAKIDMASPNINLRDPALYRIRRTDHHRTGSHWCLYPMYDYTHCISDAIEGITHSLCTLEFEDHRPLYDWILEKVQTNCHPQQIEFARLQLDYTVMSKRKLAQLVVDNHVTGWDDPRMPTIAGLRRRGFTAASILDFCERIGITKKDAWIELAVLESCIRDDLNENAPRAMAVLNPLRLVIENYPDNQVESLTVKNHPQKEELGTREVAFSKVILIEQDDFALEPPAKFKRLIEGGEVRLRGSYIIKCEQVITDDDGKVVELRCRYDEKTLGKKPEGRKVKGVIHWVSEAHSLPAEIRLYDTLFTEANPEAQAHFLETLNPDSLTVLTDVRVEASLENTQIENHYQFERCAYFCVDKDSRAEKLVFNRTVSLRDTWSK from the coding sequence ATGTCCACGACAGAAAACACGCCATCTTCAAATTTTATTCGCCAAATTATTGCGGATGATTTAGCCAGTAATAAACATAAGGGTCGCGTTGCCACTCGATTTCCGCCTGAACCTAATGGTTTTTTACATATTGGCCATGCGAAATCTATTTGTCTAAATTTTGGTATTGCGCAGGAAAATCAGGGAAGTTGTAATTTACGCTTTGATGATACCAATCCTGAAAAAGAAAGCATTGAATTTATACAGGCCATTGAAAAAGATGTCCAATGGTTGGGATTTAAATGGACAGCAGAATACCATTCTTCGGATTATTTTGAACAACTTTATAACTATGCCGTACAGTTAATCGAAGATGGATTTGCTTATGTTGATAGTTTATCGGCGGATCAAATTAGAACCTACCGAGGCACGTTAACCGAAGTTGGGAAGGAAAGTCCCGATCGAAGTCGTCCTATTGCGGAAAATTTAGCCTTATTTAAAAAAATGCGTGAAGGTGAATTTGCTGATGGCGCGTATGTGTTACGCGCTAAAATTGATATGGCCTCCCCTAATATCAATCTGCGTGATCCCGCTTTATATCGAATTCGGCGCACCGACCATCATCGCACGGGCAGTCACTGGTGTTTATACCCGATGTATGATTATACTCATTGTATTTCGGATGCGATTGAAGGCATTACCCATTCGTTATGTACCTTAGAATTTGAAGATCATCGTCCTTTGTATGATTGGATATTGGAAAAAGTGCAAACCAATTGCCATCCCCAACAAATTGAATTTGCACGTTTGCAATTGGACTATACGGTGATGAGTAAACGGAAATTAGCTCAATTAGTGGTTGATAACCATGTTACGGGCTGGGATGACCCACGAATGCCCACCATCGCTGGGTTACGTCGTCGTGGCTTTACTGCGGCCTCTATTCTTGATTTTTGTGAACGCATTGGAATTACCAAAAAAGATGCTTGGATCGAACTTGCGGTCTTAGAAAGTTGTATTCGGGATGATCTTAATGAGAATGCCCCTCGAGCAATGGCGGTATTGAATCCGTTACGTCTTGTGATTGAGAATTATCCTGACAATCAAGTAGAATCATTAACCGTTAAAAATCACCCTCAAAAAGAGGAATTGGGAACGCGTGAGGTCGCTTTTTCTAAGGTGATTTTAATTGAACAAGACGATTTTGCGTTAGAACCGCCTGCTAAATTTAAACGACTGATTGAAGGGGGCGAAGTCCGGTTACGAGGGTCATATATTATTAAATGTGAACAAGTAATCACCGATGATGATGGAAAGGTTGTTGAATTACGCTGTCGTTATGATGAAAAAACGTTAGGTAAAAAACCTGAAGGACGTAAAGTTAAAGGTGTGATTCATTGGGTTTCTGAAGCCCACTCCCTTCCTGCGGAAATACGCCTTTATGACACCTTATTTACCGAGGCCAATCCAGAAGCACAGGCTCACTTTTTAGAAACCTTAAACCCTGATTCATTAACTGTTTTAACGGACGTTCGTGTTGAAGCAAGCTTAGAAAATACACAAATTGAAAATCACTATCAATTTGAACGGTGTGCGTATTTTTGTGTTGATAAAGACAGTCGTGCGGAAAAACTCGTGTTTAATCGGACGGTTTCATTACGCGATACATGGTCTAAATAA